One window from the genome of Numida meleagris isolate 19003 breed g44 Domestic line chromosome 24, NumMel1.0, whole genome shotgun sequence encodes:
- the ECM1 gene encoding extracellular matrix protein 1 yields the protein MAALGLLLLLGTAAVALNPQHSVIREQLIQQSHEIPQLQQEEQDLQLPPDVIAAAGADDIPYPRAPSPTSTLGSILEGFPPAWPLPDALNRYCSSPSLMPRAPRPSLPPAAFAHLRRQVAALDSFWPRLDRCCQHHAPLPCARHVWTDVLDTFCEDEFGVKTRQFHCCHRHGAARRRCFADSTVAATEITEITEITVWEPVAVPSFPPGEPTAANMENICRLRGLRPSPRGLPGARARFHSRLERDFGRCCHNSSLECAHAAWQKGLERFCREEGAVKTRQHRCCKRGVGHARSRCFATAAPHPAYDQEVHNISLARPGPAMLRTLCGPIRLLSKRWVLRGGCPEHGMAAPGTPPCVPGNNNPPKSLKPSGTLPSTSLASLGLSPPQHPKASRTSPPSPQPLTAPVPYSLPA from the exons ATGGCCGCCCtcggcctcctcctcctcctcggcACCGCTG CAGTGGCCCTGAATCCCCAGCACTCCGTGATACGGGAGCAACTGATCCAGCAGTCCCATGAGATCCCGCAGC tgcagcaggaggagcaggactTACAGCTGCCCCCCGACGTCATCGCAGCAGCGGGGGCCGATGACATCCCGTACCCACGGGCGCCGTCACCCACCTCCACCTTGGGCAGCATCCTGGAGGGTTTCCCCCCCGCCTGGCCTCTGCCCGACGCCCTCAACCGCTACTGCAGCAGCCCCTCGCTGATGCCCCGTGCCCCCCGGCCCTCGCTGCCCCCCGCTGCCTTCGCCCACCTCCGCAGGCAGGTGGCTGCGCTCGACAGCTTCTGGCCTCGCCTCGAccgctgctgccagcaccatgCCCCGCTGCCCTGCGCCCGGCACGTG TGGACCGATGTCCTGGACACCTTCTGTGAGGATGAATTTGGGGTGAAAACGCGCCAGTTCCACTGCTGCCACCGGCACGGGGCTGCACGGCGCCGCTGCTTCGCCGACTCCACCGTGGCCGCCACCGAGATCACTGAGATCACCGAGATCACGGTCTGGGAGCCGGTGGCCGTGCCATCCTTCCCACCCGGCGAGCCCACCGCCGCCAACATGGAGAACATCTGCCGCCTGCGGGGGCTGCGGCCCAGCCCCAGAGGCCTCCCCGGGGCCCGCGCGCGGTTCCACAGCCGCCTGGAGCGCGACTTCGGCCGCTGCTGCCACAACAGCAGTCTGGAGTGCGCCCACGCTGCC TGGCAGAAGGGGTTGGAGCGTTTCTGCCGCGAGGAGGGGGCCGTGAAGACGCGGCAGCACCGCTGCTGCAAGAGGGGAGTGGGCCATGCCCGGAGCCGCTGCTTCGCCACCGCCGCCCCCCACCCCGCCTACGACCAAGAAGTGCACAACATCAGCctggcccggcccggccccgccatGCTGCGCACCCTCTGTGGACCCATCCGGCTGCTCAGCAAGCGGTGGGTGCTGAGGGGGGGGTGCCCTGAACACGGGATGGCAGCCCCTGGGACCCCTCCATGCGTCCCTGGGAATAACAACCCCCCCAAATCCCTTAAACCATCTGGGACCCTCCCTTCCACCTCCTTGGCATCCCTGGGCCTGTCACCTCCCCAGCATCCCAAAGCCTCCAGAACATCCCCCCCATCTCCCCAGCCACTTACAGCCCCT